The genome window AGTGGGTCCCTGAGCACACGGGCCCGCTGCCCCAGGGGCAACTTCAAGCTTGAGGACTGTTGCAGCTTCAGGTGGCCCTGGCTCTCCCAGTCGCTGCTCGGGCGCGGCTGCACTGCTAGGCAGGCAAAAGGCTTGCCAGGACACGCCCACTTTGCGCTGGGCCGACATTGGCCGCCTGTCACAGGCTGGCAGAGGGCCCAGGATTCCAAGGGGCGTGTCCCAGGAGCGAACCGCTTTAGACTCCATTTGATTGGTTCTGGGATGAGGTCAGGAGGTCAGGGTGGAGAGTTCAGCCCCTTCCCGTCGCCATAGTAGGCGGGCCTGGTGGCAGAGGGTTCTGCGCATGCGTCTCTCCCTTTCGCCGTTCCCTGGCTCTTGCCCAGTAACCCGTCGGGAGTAGGACCACGTAGACTGCGGCCGGCGGGCGGCCCGTGAGGGCCGTCTGCCGTGCTCTAGCGTCCAGCTTGTTTGCAGTTCCGGGCTTCGGCGAGAATACCATGGAGAGTGAGACGGGGCCAGAGGAAGGCGGCAGCACTCCGGGatcctggatcttagttgtgagcccgggtcttcatgagggaggggccctggggcctACCAGCTCCGTGTGGGCGGCAGAGGCGATGCAGGCCGCAGGTGGTGCGCCAGGCGAGGAGGCCGCCCTCTTCTgggtggaggcagtggaggaaggtgcggctgtggaggagggagaggtggcgGGACCCGGGCAGGAGTTCCAGCTGCTGGTGTTGGacgtcatggaggaggtggaggtggtggcataCGAGGAGCAGGAGCAGGTGTCCTCGGAGGAGCATGTCCACGACCATCCAAGGCCCGGAGCCCTGAGTGACCGGCCTGCACTGGAGGCGCTGGCGGCcctgcagctggagctggagcccgTGAATCAGAAAGCCCAAAGGGCGCATGCTCGCCTGAAACATAAGACCAGTCAGCGGCGGAAGGTGCATCTAGAACACagaagcgccatcatccagggcatccgtgGCTTCTGGGTCGAAGTTGTATCCCttggtgtggtgcttgtgagttttgtgtttgtttgtttgtttaagccgGGCTATGGCAGGAACAGTTTACAGATCTGGCAGTTCTGGTACCGTATTTACTTTTCTGGATGGTGGGTATTGGTTACCGTCCTGCATATCTGTTCCTGATCGTAGGTGTGATGTCCTTGCTGTTCTGGCTAGCCCAAATTGATAGTTGGGCTATACTTTGAGAGGTCCCTATCAGAATTGTCATTAGCACCAGGGTCTCTTCGGAGAGAAGGCTTGTctggaatgggggaggggtggggaagtgtaAGTGGTCGTACGGGTTCTAGCTAGGAGTGCTTGTTTTCCCGAAGTAAGCTAACTTTCAAGGGGCTGAGATGAAGCTTATCCGGTTAGGAAGAGCACCTCCTCGTGGTAGGGCATTCATGGGCACAGCCTTGGACCTTGTGCGGCATTCATATAGCCCCGCGTGAACCGAAATGTGACGAGTTAACCAGTAGCAAGTTGAAGTCAAACAGGGAGGGCCATTCTACTCTTCAGGCTAGCTTTGTTCTTCCAGCACTTTTACCTCTAGCATCTagaggctccttgacctaaagcagtttATGAACCACCCCCAAATGTCAGTTTTGATGAGCAAGCAAGATGCAGACATGCTTCACTTCATGACCAACTTGGAGGTCAGGCAGGGGACACTGATGATTGTGGAGGGGAGgtgactggggaggggagagggcatggTCTATCCCTAACACAGGAAAGGACAGCTCTTCTGTAAAGAGGTttcacacccaccccaccccgcacacTTTGTCCTGGCAGGTGGAGGAATTCAGGCATCCCACTCGTCACTGCAAGATCACATTGTCCTTTCGGAGGAATAGGTATTTCCAGAATGAAGTGATTGTCAAGGAGTACCTGATGAAGGTCACTGGTGAGAAGCTGCTCCCTGGAtcttgggtgggggcgggggtgggtaggGGTGGCGGGCGGTGGCCCGGTGGTTGGGGGCAGAAAAGTCTAGGTTGAATCGAAAAGTGATTTAGGTCTTTCTCCCAAACTGCTTTTCCTGCAGGATACCACGCATCTCGTTCCACTCCAGTTCAGTGGCACCAGGGCTTTGAATGGAAGGCATACAGGCGCAGGCACCACGACAGCAGCGTTAACTTCTTCAACTGGTTCTTTGACCACAATTTCACAGGATCTGactggattgctgaggtggggtcccACGTGGCCACTGGGCCAGAACTGGTGACTTATGTCGGAGTTGTTGGCCGTGCACGGGAGGGCTCATGGTCTGGCCAGGCCTGTGCTGACC of Bos taurus isolate L1 Dominette 01449 registration number 42190680 breed Hereford chromosome Y, ARS-UCD2.0, whole genome shotgun sequence contains these proteins:
- the LOC132344476 gene encoding testis-specific Y-encoded protein 3-like isoform X2, whose product is MESETGPEEGGSTPGSWILVVSPGLHEGGALGPTSSVWAAEAMQAAGGAPGEEAALFWVEAVEEGAAVEEGEVAGPGQEFQLLVLDVMEEVEVVAYEEQEQVSSEEHVHDHPRPGALSDRPALEALAALQLELEPVNQKAQRAHARLKHKTSQRRKVHLEHRSAIIQGIRGFWVEVVSLGVVLVEEFRHPTRHCKITLSFRRNRYFQNEVIVKEYLMKVTGYHASRSTPVQWHQGFEWKAYRRRHHDSSVNFFNWFFDHNFTGSDWIAEIIIRDLWPNPLQYYVRRKAAPQKVPGGREEPDPPSF
- the LOC132344476 gene encoding testis-specific Y-encoded protein 3-like isoform X1 is translated as MESETGPEEGGSTPGSWILVVSPGLHEGGALGPTSSVWAAEAMQAAGGAPGEEAALFWVEAVEEGAAVEEGEVAGPGQEFQLLVLDVMEEVEVVAYEEQEQVSSEEHVHDHPRPGALSDRPALEALAALQLELEPVNQKAQRAHARLKHKTSQRRKVHLEHRSAIIQGIRGFWVEVFMNHPQMSVLMSKQDADMLHFMTNLEVEEFRHPTRHCKITLSFRRNRYFQNEVIVKEYLMKVTGYHASRSTPVQWHQGFEWKAYRRRHHDSSVNFFNWFFDHNFTGSDWIAEIIIRDLWPNPLQYYVRRKAAPQKVPGGREEPDPPSF